In Candidatus Promineifilum breve, one genomic interval encodes:
- a CDS encoding acyl-CoA mutase large subunit family protein, whose product MYDQAKLAQLAESHDRWEETTLHQTLARAPERKEHFVTTSGEPIRRLYTPLDVADLDYADDLGHPGEYPFTRGVHSTLYRGKPWTMRMFAGFGSAEETNARYKYLLSQGNMGLSVAFDLPTLMGYDTDAPQSLGEFGKCGVAISSLRDMEILFDGIPLDQVTTSMTINSPAAIIWAMYIAAAEKQGVAQAKLGGTLQNDILKEYIAQKEYIFPPEPSMRLVIDTIEYGARHMPLWNTISISGYHIREAGSTAAQELAFTLGDGLEYVRWAVDRGMDIDDFAPRLSFFFNSHNDFFEEIAKFRAARRIWAREMRETFGANNPRSWLCRFHTQTAGVSLTAQQPETNVVRVALQALAAVLGGTQSLHTNSMDEALALPSEAAVTVALRTQQIIAEESGVVNTVDPLAGSFFVEHETNKIEAQVYDYWRQVDELGGVLPAIDRGFFQSEISAAAYRYQREIDRDERKIVGVNAYADPTEQLRIPILQMDPQGYDRQMARLAQLRQERDNERVAAALEGLRAAATGTDNTMPFILDAVRAYATLGEITDVFRAVFGTYEEPTWI is encoded by the coding sequence ATGTACGACCAAGCCAAACTCGCCCAACTAGCCGAATCCCACGACCGCTGGGAAGAAACCACTCTCCATCAGACGTTGGCCCGCGCCCCGGAGCGCAAGGAGCATTTCGTCACCACGTCGGGCGAACCGATCCGGCGGCTCTATACGCCGCTGGACGTGGCCGACCTGGACTATGCCGACGACCTGGGCCACCCCGGCGAATACCCGTTCACCCGCGGCGTCCACAGTACCCTCTACCGTGGCAAGCCGTGGACGATGCGCATGTTCGCCGGCTTCGGCAGCGCCGAGGAGACCAATGCCCGCTACAAATATTTGTTGAGCCAGGGCAACATGGGCCTGTCGGTGGCCTTCGACCTGCCGACGCTGATGGGCTATGACACCGACGCGCCCCAGTCGTTGGGCGAGTTCGGCAAGTGCGGCGTCGCCATCAGCAGCCTGCGCGACATGGAGATCCTGTTCGACGGCATCCCCCTCGATCAGGTGACCACCAGCATGACGATCAACAGCCCGGCGGCCATCATCTGGGCCATGTACATCGCCGCGGCCGAAAAGCAGGGCGTGGCCCAGGCTAAACTTGGCGGCACGCTGCAAAACGACATCCTCAAGGAGTACATCGCCCAGAAAGAGTACATCTTCCCGCCGGAGCCGTCGATGCGCCTGGTCATCGACACCATCGAATACGGCGCGCGCCACATGCCGCTCTGGAACACCATCTCCATCAGCGGCTACCACATTCGCGAGGCCGGCTCCACCGCCGCGCAGGAATTGGCCTTCACGCTGGGCGACGGGCTGGAGTACGTTCGCTGGGCCGTGGATCGCGGCATGGACATCGACGACTTTGCCCCGCGCCTCAGCTTCTTCTTCAACAGCCACAACGACTTCTTCGAGGAGATCGCCAAGTTCCGCGCCGCGCGACGCATCTGGGCGCGCGAGATGCGCGAGACGTTCGGGGCCAATAACCCGCGCTCGTGGCTGTGCCGCTTCCACACCCAGACGGCCGGCGTCAGCCTGACGGCCCAGCAGCCGGAGACCAACGTCGTGCGCGTGGCGCTCCAGGCCCTGGCCGCCGTGCTGGGCGGCACGCAAAGCCTGCACACCAACAGCATGGACGAGGCCCTGGCCTTGCCCAGCGAGGCGGCCGTCACCGTGGCCCTGCGCACGCAGCAGATCATCGCCGAGGAGAGCGGCGTGGTGAACACGGTCGATCCGCTGGCCGGCTCCTTCTTCGTGGAGCACGAGACGAACAAGATCGAGGCCCAGGTCTACGACTACTGGCGGCAGGTCGACGAGTTGGGCGGCGTGCTGCCGGCCATCGATCGCGGCTTCTTCCAGTCCGAAATTTCGGCCGCGGCCTATCGCTACCAGCGCGAGATCGACCGGGACGAGCGCAAGATCGTCGGCGTCAATGCCTACGCCGACCCCACCGAGCAGCTGCGCATCCCCATCCTCCAGATGGATCCGCAGGGCTACGACCGGCAGATGGCCCGGCTGGCCCAACTGCGGCAGGAGCGCGACAACGAGCGCGTGGCGGCGGCGCTGGAAGGGCTGCGGGCGGCGGCAACCGGCACGGATAACACCATGCCCTTCATCCTCGACGCCGTGCGCGCCTACGCCACCCTGGGCGAGATCACCGACGTGTTCCGCGCGGTGTTTGGTACTTACGAAGAGCCGACGTGGATTTGA
- a CDS encoding cytochrome-c peroxidase: MKRTPLLLMLVAISAMALLGACQNAQETAVAVPTISPDALKIFGTLPEVVAPEGRDITEPMIDLGRKLYYEQRISISGNMSCNTCHGLNNYGMDGLRFSFGHTGNPVGRNSPTVYNAALHVAQFWDGRAADVEEQAKGPILASGEMGMPNAEQVVTALKDIPGYLPLFEAAYPDDADPITYDNVGLAIGAFERGLMTPGRFDEFLAGDQTALTEREQEGLALFMETGCTACHYGPALGGNSFATLGAQEPYTTNDLGRYAVTGEDADLHVFKVPSLRNVAVTGPYLHDGSIPTMESMVQLMVRHQLGKQLTSEQIDTMVIFLRSLTGVLPAEYTAHPELPDM, translated from the coding sequence ATGAAGCGAACACCCCTTTTGTTAATGCTTGTTGCCATCAGCGCGATGGCCTTGCTCGGGGCGTGTCAGAACGCCCAGGAAACGGCCGTAGCTGTGCCCACGATCTCGCCCGACGCGCTGAAGATCTTTGGCACGCTGCCCGAAGTCGTAGCACCGGAAGGACGCGACATAACCGAGCCTATGATCGATCTCGGCCGCAAGCTGTACTACGAGCAACGTATCTCCATCAGTGGCAATATGTCCTGCAATACCTGCCACGGACTTAACAACTATGGCATGGACGGTTTGCGCTTCTCTTTCGGCCACACCGGCAATCCGGTCGGCCGCAATTCGCCCACCGTCTATAATGCGGCGCTCCACGTCGCCCAATTCTGGGATGGACGCGCCGCCGACGTTGAAGAGCAGGCCAAGGGGCCGATCCTGGCCAGCGGCGAAATGGGCATGCCCAACGCCGAGCAGGTCGTCACCGCGCTGAAGGATATTCCCGGCTATTTGCCCTTGTTTGAGGCTGCGTACCCTGACGATGCCGACCCCATCACCTACGATAATGTCGGCCTGGCGATTGGCGCGTTCGAACGTGGTTTGATGACGCCGGGACGCTTTGACGAATTTCTGGCCGGCGACCAGACCGCGTTAACGGAACGGGAGCAGGAAGGTCTGGCCCTGTTCATGGAGACCGGCTGCACCGCCTGCCACTATGGCCCGGCGCTGGGCGGCAATAGCTTCGCCACCCTGGGCGCGCAAGAGCCTTATACGACCAACGACCTGGGACGCTACGCGGTCACCGGCGAAGATGCCGACCTGCACGTCTTCAAGGTGCCGAGTCTGCGCAATGTCGCCGTAACCGGCCCCTATCTCCATGACGGCAGTATCCCCACGATGGAGTCGATGGTGCAATTGATGGTTCGCCATCAGCTGGGCAAGCAGTTGACCAGCGAACAAATTGATACCATGGTCATCTTCCTGCGCTCGCTGACCGGTGTGTTGCCCGCGGAATACACGGCCCATCCCGAGCTGCCTGATATGTAA
- a CDS encoding LacI family DNA-binding transcriptional regulator, producing the protein MAAVTIRDVARQAGVGIATVSRVLNDSPLVSEDTRQRVQTAIAALDYSPSSVARRLSGGRSMAIAVIAPFFTRRSYVERLQGIEHVLSAGGYDLILYNVETVARRDECLRALPRGERLDGLLILSLGPDDAEVERLQQIGVPTVLIDTYHDTLPTVTVDDEAGARAAVEHLIALGHRRIAYVGEQLDDNPFHFRPIDDRYRGYRAALAAADLPFVPEYHRQGKYGWREARRMAHDLLALAAPPTAVFAYSDTMAFGALEAAQQCHITVPDQLSVIGFDDVEIAQHFRLTTIRQPLYETGARGAELLLELLDSDVSRPAPHIVLPTELVARHTTAPPAANP; encoded by the coding sequence TTGGCGGCTGTCACCATTCGGGATGTTGCCAGGCAAGCGGGCGTCGGCATCGCCACCGTTTCGCGTGTCCTGAACGACAGCCCGTTGGTCAGCGAGGACACGCGCCAGCGGGTGCAGACTGCCATCGCCGCGCTCGACTACTCGCCGAGTTCAGTGGCCCGCCGCCTCTCCGGGGGCCGGTCGATGGCGATCGCCGTCATCGCCCCCTTTTTCACCCGACGCTCCTACGTCGAACGCCTGCAAGGAATCGAGCATGTCCTCTCGGCCGGCGGTTATGATCTCATCCTCTATAACGTCGAAACGGTCGCCCGGCGCGATGAGTGCCTGCGCGCCCTGCCGCGCGGCGAGCGGCTCGACGGCCTGCTCATCCTGTCGCTTGGCCCCGACGACGCCGAAGTGGAGCGCCTGCAACAAATCGGAGTGCCCACCGTGCTGATCGACACGTACCACGACACTCTGCCCACCGTGACCGTGGACGACGAGGCCGGGGCGCGCGCGGCCGTGGAGCATCTAATCGCCCTGGGTCACCGGCGCATCGCCTACGTCGGCGAGCAACTGGATGATAATCCCTTCCACTTTCGCCCCATCGACGACCGCTATCGTGGCTATCGCGCCGCGCTGGCTGCGGCCGATTTGCCGTTCGTGCCCGAGTACCACCGCCAGGGCAAATACGGCTGGCGCGAGGCGCGACGCATGGCCCACGACCTGCTGGCCCTGGCCGCGCCGCCGACGGCCGTCTTCGCCTATAGCGATACGATGGCCTTCGGCGCGCTCGAGGCCGCCCAGCAATGCCACATCACCGTACCGGATCAACTCTCCGTCATCGGCTTCGATGACGTGGAAATCGCCCAGCATTTTCGACTCACCACCATTCGCCAGCCGCTCTATGAAACGGGCGCGCGCGGCGCGGAGTTGTTGCTGGAACTATTGGACAGTGACGTCAGTCGCCCCGCCCCCCACATCGTCTTGCCGACTGAATTGGTGGCCCGCCACACGACGGCTCCACCCGCTGCAAATCCCTGA